The sequence below is a genomic window from Mycobacterium spongiae.
CACCTGGACGCTCAGGACAGACTGCGGCCACGATTTAAGGGCCCGTGTCGCCATCGCCGCCCACAGCTCGGTGCTCGTCCCCTGGATACCCGACTTCGCGGGGAGCGCGGACTTCCAGGGCGAGTCGTTTCACGCGGCGGCGTGGCCCGCTGACTTCGATCCGACCGGCAAGCGCGTCGCGATCATCGGGGCAGACGCCGCTGCCGGCTATTTCGTCGGCCAACTGGTCGAGTCGGCCCGATCGGTCACCCTCTTCGCCCACGCACCGCGCCGCGTTGTCACCGTGGTGCCATCGCGGATGACCCGAGCCAAACACTGGCTGCAGCGCCACATCCGTAGCCCGCGACCAGGCCCGGTGCTGACGGGGCCGGCTATCGAAGCGCTGACCTCGTCGGGGATCCGCACCAGCGATGGCCTCGTGCATCGGACCGACACCATCATCTTCGGCACCGGGTTGGCGATCGCCGACGACGTCTGTGATCAAACGCTGATCGGTACCGGCGGATTGCCCCTCCGCCGGGCTTGGCGCGCCGGCAGCGAACCGTACTTCGGGGTCGCCGTGCACGGTTTCCCCAACCTCTTCTTCGTCCCGGGCCCCGATACCGTCGCACAGGCACGCTATGTCACCGAATGCGTGCAGCTGATGAAACGCACGGCGAGCACCCGCATCGAGGTGCGTCGCAGCAGCCAGCAGGTGTTCAACGAGCGCGCCCTGACCAGATCTGCCCAGCCGCGTTCGGTTGCATCGGTGTTCTCGCTGTCATCCGGCACCGCCGAGGACAATGAAATCTACGAGGGCGCTGCGACGCTGACGTTGGCGGGCACCCGCCATCGGGTTCGGGTCCGGCTGACCGGTCACCTCGACCCGATCGACGGGAATTATCACTGGCAGGGGATGATTCTTGATTCCCTGCCGAAGGACGCACGCACGCATACCGGGCCGACGACCCTGACCGTGGGCGAGCACACCGCACCGGCGCGAGTCGTCGAACGAACACCGTGGGGAACGCACTCGGTTGCCGGAGTGGGCGCACCGCCCTACCCCGCACGCGTCGGCTACCCCAACCTTGACCGAACCTAGACACGAACTGGGCCCATACCCTACATTTTGGGATTTGTTGAGCAGATTCTCAGCTTTTGGCCGGTTTAGCGCGGATAAGCTAGGCAACGGCGCCGGTTGGCGGGTGACTGCGCACTCATGTGGCCAACTCCTGGGTGGTGCCTGGAAGACAACAAGACAGACAAGAACGGCGTGTTCGGCGTGATGATGGTTGGTGTTTCGGCTGGGCGGAGTCGAGCCATCCGACCGACCGATGCCCGGTCTGCAACGCCGCCTGCGGCGATCATCCGAAGATAGATAGGGCTGCCGCCAACGAGGACCGAAGCGTCACGCCACGCGGCAGCAGTTCGAGGAGCACTAGATGAAACGGGACGGCACCGCGGCACCGGAACGCCGGTTCATGACGTCCGGCCGTTTCAGGACCAAGAAACCGCGGGAAGTCGCTGCGCTGCGTGCCCGGTCGCTGGCGGCGACTAGCGCGCCTGGGGCGACAGGGTGGTTCCGGTGAGCGCCATAGCCGAGTCGCCCAGCTCGTTGGCCATCGCAGCGCGAACCGAAAGGTCCGTGATGATTCTGACCGCCGACGGCGTGCTTGACGCGAACAGCGCCGCCTCGCTTCGCGACAGCATCACGCAGGCCACCCTCGAGGCGCCAGCTGCCGTCATCGTCGACGTGACCGCTCTTCACGTCCCCCAGGAAGCCGCGTGGGCAGCCTTCACCAGCGCCCGCTGGCAGGTCGACACTCGGCCCGGCGTTCCCATCGTGATCGTCTGCGCCCAACGCTCCGGCCGCGCCGCCATCACCCGCACGGGAGTCGCCCGCTTCATGCCCGTGTACCCGACAGAGAAAGGGGCGATGCGGGCCATCGGCCGGCTCAAGCGTCGCAATGGCTCCTATGCCCGCATGGAGCTGCCCGCCAACGTGAGCAGCCTGCGCGAATCACGCAGACTGGTCCGCGAGTGGCTCACCGAGTGGTCACGTCCCGCGCTTATCCCGGTCGCGTTGGTGATCGTCAACGTCTTCATGGAAAACGTGCTCAAACACACCGAAAGCAGGCCGGTGCTACGGATCGAGAGCGACGGAACGACGGCGACCATCGCAGTTTCGGACGCCAGCAGTGCTCCCGCCGTCCGGCTAGCCTCGCCGCCCACAGGAATTGACGTCTCCGGCCTGGCGCTCGTGGCAGCGCTGTCCCGCGCCTGGGGCAGCAGTCCCACCTCGTCGGGCAAGACAGTCTGGGCAGTCATCGGTCCGGAAAACCAGCTTTGAACAGTGCAGGCGTACCCGGTTGCGGGCCAAACTAGAACACGTTCTAATCTGTATGGCGGGTCCTTTCGAGGAAGGTGACGACGTGCGCTTCAGCTACGCCGAGGCAATGACCGACTTTTCGTTTTACCTCCCGCTGGCCAAGGCCGCCGAGGCAGCCGGGTACAGCAGCATGACGATCCCCGACAGCGTCGCCTACCCCTTCGAGTCGGATTCGAAGTACCCCTACACCCCCGACGGCAACCGCGAATTCCTCGACGGCAAGCCGTTCATCGAGACATTCGTCCTCACAGCGGCATTGGGCGCGGTGACGACGACATTGCGGTTCAACTTCTTCGTCCTCAAGCTGCCGATCCGCCCGCCGGCGTTGGTGGCCAAGCAAGCCGGTTCATTGGCTGCCTTGATCGGCAACCGAGTTGGGCTCGGCGTGGGCACCAGCCCCTGGCCGGAAGACTACGAGCTCATGGGCGTCCCCTTCGCCAAGCGCGGCAAGCGGATTGACGAATGCATCGATATCGTGCGTGGCCTCACCTCCGGTGAGTACTTCGAGTTCCACGGCGAGTTCTATGACATCCCCAAGACGAAGATGACCCCGGCGCCGACCCAGCCGATCCCCATATTGATCGGCGGACACGCCGATGCCGCGTTGCGGCGGGCGGCACGTGCCGACGGGTGGATGCACGGGGGCGGCGATCCAGAAGAACTCGACCGGATGATCGGCCGGATCAAGCAGCTTCGCGAAGAAGAGGGCAAGACCGGCCCGTTCGAGATCCACGTGATCTCGGTCGACGGCTTCACGGCGGATGGTGTCAAGCGGCTCGAGGACAAAGGGGTGACCGACGTAATCGTCGGCTTCCGCATCCCCTACATCATGGGGGCCGACACCGAGCCGCTGGACACCAAGATCCGCAATCTGGAGATGTTCGCCGAGAATGTGATCGCGAAAGTCTAAGCACCACAGGGGATCGATCCCATCGAGTATCTCGACGTTTTCGATCGCCCTTACCTACACACTCGTACCCCAACTCGATGGACGCGAACCGCTGGCTAGCGGGGTCGACCAATCGGGATATGAGCGGTCGGCCGGCCATCACGAACGCCGCCATCGCGATTCTTTGATAACGCATAAAGGCTGCCGCGCATCGGATAACGTTGAATTTCCGATTGCTCTCTAGCCCTATTTCCTGTCGGACTCGTCAATTAGCGGATGGATCGAGGCGTCTCCATTGTCCATGGTGAGTGTGGCCCCGGAATTGGTGACGGCCGCGGCGGAGGAGTTGGTGGGTATCGGGTCAGCGATTGCCGCGGCCAACGCCGCGGCGGCTACCGCGACGGTTGGGGTGGTACCCGCGGCCGCCGATGAGGTATCCGCGGCGATCGCGGAGTTGTTCGGTACCCACGGCAAGCAGTTTCAAGCGCTGAGTTCCCAAACCGCGCTCTTTCACGACCGGTTCGTCGAGGTTTTGACGGCGGGCGCGGTGGGGTATGCGGCCGCCGAGGCCAACGCCGAGCAATGGCTGTTGAGCGCGATCAACGCGCCCACCCTAGCGCTGTTGGGGCGCCCGTTGATTGGCGATGGCGCCGACGCGATGCCCGGCACCGGGCGGGCCGGCGGAGCGGGCGGGTTGTTGATCGGCAACGGCGGGGCGGGCGGCTCCGGTGGAGTCGGCCAGGCCGGTGGGGCTGGTGGCGCTGCGGGCCTGCTCGGCGTCGGTGGTGTCGGTGGTGCCGGCGGGGCCGGCGCGGCCGGAGGCGCCGGTGGTCACGGTGGGTCGTTGTTCGGCACGGGTGGTGCCGGCGGGGCGGGCGGTCTCAGTGCGCCCGGTGGGGCCGGCGGGAACTCCGGGTTGTTCGGCAATGGCGGTGTCGGGGGCGTGGGCGGATTCGGCGCGGCCGGGGGTGCCGGAGGGCATGGCGGATGGTTGTCGGGCGATGGCGGCGCAGGCGGTGGAGGTGGAGTCGGCGCGGCGGGTGGTGCCGGCGGTCACGGCGGTCGACTACTCGGCGATGGCGGCACTGGCGGGATGGGCGGGGCCGGCGCGGCCGGGGGGACCGGTGGTCGCGCGGGCATCTGGGGTGATGGAGGCGGAGGTGGTGTGGGCGGCGCCGACGGCGGGGCGGGCGGCCACGGCGGTAGTGCCAGGGTAATCGGCAACGGCGGTGCGGGCGGTGCCGGTGGTGCTGGAGGGGCCGGGGCCGCCGGTACCACCCCCGGCACTCCCGGTGCTGCGGGCCCTACCGGTGTTGCCGGTGAAGCAGGCGGGACAGGCTCAGAGGGCGGAGTCGGCGGTGTCGGTGGGATCGGTGGCAACGGCGGCCACGGCGGATGGTTGATCGGAAATGGCGGTGTGGGGGGAGCCGGAGGTGTCGGCGGGACCGGTGGGATGGGCGCGGGCGGCGGTGCCGGCGGAGCGGGTGGCAACGGCGTGGCTAGCGCGATGGCGGGCGGCGGGGCCGGCGCTGCGGGCGGCAACGGCGGCGACGGCGGGGCCGGTGGAGACGGCGGCAGCGGCGGCGCCGGTGGGGCCGGTGGTACGGGCGGGGTGTTGGGGGCCGAAGGGCGTGCCGGTAGCGGCGGGGCGGGGGGCAGCGGTGGCCTGGGCGGAGCCGCCGGCGACGGGGGCGGGGGCGGTGACGGTGGCAGTGGGCTGACCGCCGGTAGCGGCGGGGCCGGAGGACACGGCGGGGATCCCGGCGCGGGTGGTGCCGGTGGCGATCCTGGGCCTTCGGGAGGCTCCGGCGGGCATGAGGGCACCGAGGGGGCCGACGCCAGCAACAACGGGCCCGGCATTGGCGGTGACGGCGGAGCCGGCGGGAAAGGTGCCGACGGCCGCATCGCCGGCGCCGCCGGCGGCGACGGTGGCCAAGGCGGAGACGGCGGTCGCGTCGGCGACGGCGGAGCCGGTGGCGGGGGCGGCAACGGCGTGGACGGTACCGGCTTCGCGGGCACCACGGCCCCGACCGCCGGTGAGGACGGCACACCCGGACAAGCGGGTGGCAACGGTGGGGCCGGCGGGGCCGGCGGGGTCGGCGGAACCCACGCCGGCGACGGCGGCGAAGGCGGCACCGGCGGCAAAGCCGGCGCCGGCGGGACCGGCGGCGACGGTGCTGACGGCGCCGATGCCACCGCCCCCGGTGATAGCGGCGAGGCCGGCGGCAACGGCGGGGCCGGCGGCGACGGCGGTGCAGGCGGGGCCGGTGGAACCGGCGGCACCGCGACCGCGGGGCAGACCGGCGACCACGGCGCCGGCGGAAACGGCGGAAACGGCGGATTGGGCGGTGCCGCCGGCGACGGCGGGACCGGCGCCACCGGTGACTGGGACACCAACGACGGCGTCGGCGGAGCCGGCGGCCAAGGTGGCGACCCCGGTGCCGGCGGTGCCGGCGGAGCCGGCGGCGACAGCGGCAACGGCGCCCACGCCAGCAACGGCGACGATGCCAGCGATTTCGGGCCCGGCACCGGCGGTAACGGCGGCAATGGCGGAAACGGCGCAGCGGGCACCGACGCTGCTAACGGTGCCGCCGGAGGCGACGGAGGTGACGCCGGGCTCGTCGGTGATGGCGGCCGCGGCGGCGACGGCGGCAACGGCGGCGACGGCCTGGCCGGTACCACGCCCAGCACCGCAGGCGAAAACGGCGGCGACGGCACCGACGGCGGCACCGGCGGGACAGGCGGGGCCGGCGGGGCCGGCGGAACCCACGCCGGCGACGGCGGCGACGGCGGCACCGGCGGCAAAGCCGGAACGGGTGGCGCCGGCGGCACCGGCGCCACCGGTACGACGGGCGCCACCGGAGCGAGCGGCGGTGGCCGCGGCGGCACCGGCGGCGACGGCGGCGACGGCGGCAACGGCGGCAACGGCGGCAAGGGCGGCGACGGCGGGGCCGGCGGGCTCGCCCAGTCAGCCTCAGGCAAAGCCGGCGCCGAGGGCGCCGGCGGAGCAGGCGGAGATGGCGGGGCTGCCGGTACGGCCGGCGACGGCGGCAACGGCGGCAACGGCGTGGTCGGTGACAGCAACTTCGGTGACGGCGGGGACGGCGGCAACGGCGGCGACCCAGGAACCGGTGGTGACCCCGGCACCGGGGGCGGGGGCTCCACCACCGGCGCCACCGGCACGCCTGGAGCCGCCGCCACCAGCGGCGGCAACGGCGGCAACGGCGGCAACGGAGGCGACGGCCCGGCTGGGGAGGGTCATACGATCTTCGGCAGAGGCAGCCCCGGCGGGGACGGCGGCTGGGGCGGCGATGGCGGCAACGGTGGGCTCGTCGGTGACGGCGGTGACGGGGGCAACGGCGGCAACGGCGGCACCGGCGGCGACGGCGCCATCGAGAGCGGCGGTGACGGCGGTGACGGCGGCCTCGGCGGCGACGGCGGCGTCGGCGTTACAGGCGGCAAGGGCGGCGCCGGAGGCGATGGAGGCGCACCCGGGAGCGGGGGCGTTACGCAGGCCGGCGACGGCGGCAACGGCGGCCGGGGAGGTTTCGCTACCGACGTCGGCGGTGACGGCGGCAACGGCGGCAGCGGCGGCACCAGCGCGAGTGGGGATATCAACATCTCCCTGAACGGCGGCGACGGCGGCGACGGCGGCCGCGCAGGCAACGGTGCGACCGCCGGCGGCACGGGCGGCGACGGCGGCAACGGAGGCGACGGCTACGGAGACTTAGCAGCAAGCAGCGGTAACGGCGGTAGCGGTGGTGACGGTGGCAGCAGCGAGACTCTCGCCGGCAACGGCGGTAAGGGCGGCGAAGGCGGCAGCTGGGTCGGCAGCGACTTCGGAAGCGACACCCTGGGCGGCGACGGCGGCAACGGCGGAGATGGCGGCGACAGCGCGGTGTCCGGCGGTAACGGCGGCGACGGCGGCACCGGCGGCAGCGGGGGCACCGACGGCATCGGCGGCAGCGGCGGCAGCGGCGGCGACGGTGGCGGGGGCGGCACCGACGCCGGCGGCGACGGCGCTCGTGGCTCATCGGCCCCCACCGATTCCACCGCCGGCGGAGCCGGCGGCGCTGGCGGGGCCGGCGGCGCCGCAAGCGGCTAGTCAGCACCGCCTACTCGGCCGGTGGTGTGACCCGTGTCAATGGCCCCGCTGAGCGGTCGTCGCCGACACCCGAGCCTGCGGCTACGCAGTAGCGCTTACGCAGGTGCGCAATCGCCCATCAGCTCTCGATTCGAGTCGGCAGCGCAGACTGCTCAGTCGCGTTTGGCGGCCCACTCGGCTTGCATCACCAGTAACGCCATGGGAGCCGGCGCAGGGATGTCCGGGTCGAGTTCGCGGTAGCGCTGAAAGACGTTAACAACGACACGTTCGGCGTCCAGCCAGCTCGCGTACTCGCCGAGGTCGATGGTCTCGATGGCCTCGGTGAAGGCAAGGCCCTTGCGGTAGGCCGCCTCGGCCTGCTCCGCAACGTGGACCAAATAGCCCCTGACGGCACGGATCCCGTCCGGATCGGTGACCGGACCATGGCCAGGCACCACGGTGGGCGCATCCAGCGCAATCATCGCATCGCAGGCCGCAACCCAGTTGGCGATCGGGCCGGCCCACACGATCGGCGTGCAACCGATGAACAGCAGATCCCCGGCGAACAGCACACCGGCGTCGGGCACGTGGACGACGGAATCCGCGGCGGTGTGCGCAGGACCAAGGTTAAGTAGGTCAACTCGCCTGCCGCCGACGTCGATGCTCAGCTCGCGGTCAAACGTCTGGTCGGCGTTGCGCAGCGTGATGCCGCTGAAGTCGAAGTGTCCGAAGCGGTCCCGCACGAACTTGGTCGCTATCGGCCCCAGGTCGACGGTCTGGATGAGCCTCAGCCTGTCGG
It includes:
- a CDS encoding DUF4873 domain-containing protein; this translates as MTPAPAGASHQVLPVAVVGAGAGGQAVAAALMAAGISDFAIFDKTPAAPPRWPAPLAGRLRLGRNIVRSAFDDSTDTWTLRTDCGHDLRARVAIAAHSSVLVPWIPDFAGSADFQGESFHAAAWPADFDPTGKRVAIIGADAAAGYFVGQLVESARSVTLFAHAPRRVVTVVPSRMTRAKHWLQRHIRSPRPGPVLTGPAIEALTSSGIRTSDGLVHRTDTIIFGTGLAIADDVCDQTLIGTGGLPLRRAWRAGSEPYFGVAVHGFPNLFFVPGPDTVAQARYVTECVQLMKRTASTRIEVRRSSQQVFNERALTRSAQPRSVASVFSLSSGTAEDNEIYEGAATLTLAGTRHRVRVRLTGHLDPIDGNYHWQGMILDSLPKDARTHTGPTTLTVGEHTAPARVVERTPWGTHSVAGVGAPPYPARVGYPNLDRT
- a CDS encoding STAS domain-containing protein, with the protein product MVPVSAIAESPSSLAIAARTERSVMILTADGVLDANSAASLRDSITQATLEAPAAVIVDVTALHVPQEAAWAAFTSARWQVDTRPGVPIVIVCAQRSGRAAITRTGVARFMPVYPTEKGAMRAIGRLKRRNGSYARMELPANVSSLRESRRLVREWLTEWSRPALIPVALVIVNVFMENVLKHTESRPVLRIESDGTTATIAVSDASSAPAVRLASPPTGIDVSGLALVAALSRAWGSSPTSSGKTVWAVIGPENQL
- a CDS encoding TIGR03619 family F420-dependent LLM class oxidoreductase encodes the protein MRFSYAEAMTDFSFYLPLAKAAEAAGYSSMTIPDSVAYPFESDSKYPYTPDGNREFLDGKPFIETFVLTAALGAVTTTLRFNFFVLKLPIRPPALVAKQAGSLAALIGNRVGLGVGTSPWPEDYELMGVPFAKRGKRIDECIDIVRGLTSGEYFEFHGEFYDIPKTKMTPAPTQPIPILIGGHADAALRRAARADGWMHGGGDPEELDRMIGRIKQLREEEGKTGPFEIHVISVDGFTADGVKRLEDKGVTDVIVGFRIPYIMGADTEPLDTKIRNLEMFAENVIAKV
- a CDS encoding PE family protein translates to MSMVSVAPELVTAAAEELVGIGSAIAAANAAAATATVGVVPAAADEVSAAIAELFGTHGKQFQALSSQTALFHDRFVEVLTAGAVGYAAAEANAEQWLLSAINAPTLALLGRPLIGDGADAMPGTGRAGGAGGLLIGNGGAGGSGGVGQAGGAGGAAGLLGVGGVGGAGGAGAAGGAGGHGGSLFGTGGAGGAGGLSAPGGAGGNSGLFGNGGVGGVGGFGAAGGAGGHGGWLSGDGGAGGGGGVGAAGGAGGHGGRLLGDGGTGGMGGAGAAGGTGGRAGIWGDGGGGGVGGADGGAGGHGGSARVIGNGGAGGAGGAGGAGAAGTTPGTPGAAGPTGVAGEAGGTGSEGGVGGVGGIGGNGGHGGWLIGNGGVGGAGGVGGTGGMGAGGGAGGAGGNGVASAMAGGGAGAAGGNGGDGGAGGDGGSGGAGGAGGTGGVLGAEGRAGSGGAGGSGGLGGAAGDGGGGGDGGSGLTAGSGGAGGHGGDPGAGGAGGDPGPSGGSGGHEGTEGADASNNGPGIGGDGGAGGKGADGRIAGAAGGDGGQGGDGGRVGDGGAGGGGGNGVDGTGFAGTTAPTAGEDGTPGQAGGNGGAGGAGGVGGTHAGDGGEGGTGGKAGAGGTGGDGADGADATAPGDSGEAGGNGGAGGDGGAGGAGGTGGTATAGQTGDHGAGGNGGNGGLGGAAGDGGTGATGDWDTNDGVGGAGGQGGDPGAGGAGGAGGDSGNGAHASNGDDASDFGPGTGGNGGNGGNGAAGTDAANGAAGGDGGDAGLVGDGGRGGDGGNGGDGLAGTTPSTAGENGGDGTDGGTGGTGGAGGAGGTHAGDGGDGGTGGKAGTGGAGGTGATGTTGATGASGGGRGGTGGDGGDGGNGGNGGKGGDGGAGGLAQSASGKAGAEGAGGAGGDGGAAGTAGDGGNGGNGVVGDSNFGDGGDGGNGGDPGTGGDPGTGGGGSTTGATGTPGAAATSGGNGGNGGNGGDGPAGEGHTIFGRGSPGGDGGWGGDGGNGGLVGDGGDGGNGGNGGTGGDGAIESGGDGGDGGLGGDGGVGVTGGKGGAGGDGGAPGSGGVTQAGDGGNGGRGGFATDVGGDGGNGGSGGTSASGDINISLNGGDGGDGGRAGNGATAGGTGGDGGNGGDGYGDLAASSGNGGSGGDGGSSETLAGNGGKGGEGGSWVGSDFGSDTLGGDGGNGGDGGDSAVSGGNGGDGGTGGSGGTDGIGGSGGSGGDGGGGGTDAGGDGARGSSAPTDSTAGGAGGAGGAGGAASG